The genomic interval TTCATCCTACAGAAATAATCAATGTAAACAGAACGGTTGTCCGTAATGAGAATTATTTTCCTGTAACAGAAAGACAAGTGAATGAAACAGTAGTGGAAGATTTTGATTGTGGTTCTGATGTAAACAATGCTAATAATTGCAGACCAAGAAGAAGATTCTTCTAATAGAATGAAAGAAATGGTACCCCCGATAAAAAGGGGTACCATTTCTGTTTGAAAAAGGATGAACAGTGTTTGGATAAAAAACATAAAAAAAGAAAGCACAAAAGTGCCTTCTTTTTTCGAATTAATAACCTCCCCAATAGGAAGCTCCGATGATAATTAACAAGATGAATAACACAACTAATAAAGCGAAGTTATTGTTGTAACCTCCACCGCTATAACATTCTGACATATATGCCACCTCCTTCTATAAGTTACAACATATCTTATGTATGAACGATTTAAAGGGAATGGACAAGTAACTAGTGAGGGGAATAAAAGGCTTTTTGATTAGAGGACATTTGATTAATCTTTGTAATGTTTCAGAGGAGAATTTTTTTGAAAATGAAAAAAATGCCTCAAAAAGAGGATTTCATTGGCGTATCCATTAAAAATACATTAATAGATAAAGCAAGCCTGAATCCAAATTTTGAGACACTTTCAATCCAAACATCAGTAGTATTAATATCCGCCTACATAAGATGCACCGATAATAACTAATAAAATAAATAATACTACGATTAATGCAAAGTTACTTCCAAATCCGCCTCCATATTCAGACATACTAGTCACCTCCATCTATAGATTTACTATAGAATATGATAGTAGTTGGATATGGTTTGGACAAGTTCATTAGATTTATGTAGAAAAAAGGTCTAAATTAAGAAAGAAATAAATAAAATAGTGCAATCATCTTGTTAAAGTTTGTTGATAAGGATAATTAAAAATAGCGCTTACATCTATTTGGGAAAATAAAATGTCATTTTCATGACAAAAAAAGAAAAACAATATGTTTAATTAGTACAGACATCTTCTAATATGGTAAATTGAGAATTATGGACAAGTTCCACCTTAAACACATTATAAATATCCCTAATTTCACAATAACCTGTATCATAGCAAAATAAAATTTTAAACACTCTGCCTTTATACAATACATTTCCCGTCATTTTAATCCTCCTAGATATTAGGTGTACTTATATGGTTAACTATCAATTACCCAGTTTATAAATCTCTTAAACATATTTTTTATATTTTTTTAAAAATATTTTTTTTTGGACGATTAAAAAAGCGGAATCCATAAAAAATTCATAAATGGCATTACGAAATAAGGAAAACACCACTTCTTTTCGCCTTCGATACGAGTTAAAATAGAAGGAAGGAGAAAAATTTTCCATAAATCTTGATTTCTCTTGCTAAATTAATGGTATTCCGTGCAAATTTGCACAACTTATAGGAAAAAAGTAATGAAAATATTCTCTGAATTTTGTAAAATGGAGGAATATCAAGATGAAAAGAATTGCTGTGTTCTGTGGTTCGAGTACCGGAGCTTCAAAAATTTATCTCGAAGAAGCAATTGCATTAGGAAAAGAGTTAGCAAGACGAGAGTTAGAGCTTGTATATGGTGGTTCTTGTATTGGTTTAATGGGTGCAATAGCTGATAGTATGGTAGAAGAGGGTGGTAAGGTAATTGGTGTACTGCCTGACTTTCTTCAAGAAAAAGAAATAGCTCATCCCGCTTTAAGTGAATTAATTGTCGTAAAGTCCATGCATGAGCGAAAGGCGAAAATGACAGAGCTAGCTGATGGGTTTATTACATTGCCAGGTGGCGCGGGGACGATGGAAGAGTTTTTTGAAATCTTTACTTGGGCACAACTGGGGTTACATAGGAAACCTTTAGGCATTCTTAACATTAACCATTATTACGATCCCCTTGTAGGATTGATTAATCATATGGCTGATGCAGAATTTTTACAAGAACAATATCGGACGATTACGATTGTCGATTCAGATCCAAAGCAATTGCTTGATAGATTTTCGACCTATACTCCTCCTGGAATAAAGTCATTTATTCAAGTGAGTCAGTCTTAAGTTTTTTTCAATGCATATCAATACTTGGTGTTTGGGGGGACTGTGGTGTTACTTGTTCAAAAATTTTATGATGTAGATGATTTCAAGCGGGTGATGATTCCATATTTAGAAAAGGAAGAAGCGGTTAATGGCTTGCCTCTAGGAATCTTAATGAATAGTAATGAGATGATTAAGCCAACTGTTATGGCTGGAGTTTATAAAAATGAACAACCAATCCTTATGTTATTACAGACTCATCCAAAACAAATAATCGTTTCTGTTTTTAATGGGATGACTCCATTGGAATTACCGTTAGTAAGTAAATTGATTCATGAAAGCATCGAAGAAATACCAGGTTTTATCGGAGAAAAAGAAACGGTACTAGAAATGGCTCAACACATTGCAACATTACGTCAATTAAAAGTTGTACTTGGGATGGACCAACGAATCTATCAATTAAAAGAAGTGAAAAAGAAACCATCTCAAGTTGGTAAGTTCAGATGGATAACAAGTAGTGATCAGCCGCTTATTCAACAATGGGTTTATGATTTCGCTGCTTCCGTCAATCAGCCATTAGAAATGGAACAGGCATCTAAACGTGCGGAAGAACTTATTCAAAATCGCAAACTAGCCGGTTGGGAAGTAGATAATCAGCTAGTTAGTATGGCTAATGCAAGCAGACCAACGAAGAATAATATCACCATTAATTTTGTGTATACGCCAGTCAAGTTCAGGAAAAAAGGGTATGCATCTAATTGTGTCGCAGCACTATCTCAAAGCTTATTGGATAACGGTTTTTCTTCTACCAGTCTCTATACAGATATTACAAACCCTACGTCCAACAAAATATATATGGAAATTGGCTATGAACCAATGAAAGAATCTATTTTGTTATTTTTGGAGAATTAACTGCTATTTTACGAATGTAGTAATGGTTTCATATTAATGGACGGGGGAATGGGAAATGGATGAAAGATATCCAATTGGTTTGTTTGAATATAAAGGAGAAATCTCCAATGAAGTTCTACAAACCTGGATTTCAGAGATAGAGGATTATCCAGTAAAACTAGAAAAAGCAGTATCGTCGTTAAGGGAAGAGCAGTTAGATACCCCGTATCGAAAAGACGGCTGGACAATTCGTCAAGTAGTACATCATGTCGCAGATAGTCATATGAACGCATATATTCGCACAAAGCTAGCTTTAACAGAGGAGAAGCCGATTATTAAACCATATGAAGAAGGGACATGGGCACAGCTCCCAGACTATTCCATGCCAGTGCATGTGTCGATCCAATTGCTTTCAAGTATGCATGCAAGATGGGTGCATCTCTTTCGTGCTCTTCTTCAGACAGATGAATTAGAAAAGGAATTACAGCATCCAGAAAACGGCATCCAATCTATTCAAATGTTAATCGGATTATACGCATGGCATGGTCGTCACCACCTCGCTCATATAACGAAATTATGTGAGAAAAAAGGCTGGAAAACGGAATAGCTGCTGCAAACCTTCTTTTTTTATAAATTGCTATTTGGTAATATTTTTTAAAGTGAAATGAATTAAGCCCCATGGAAAGCGATGTGAAATACTACCAACTTTACTGAAACAGCCTTTTATAGCTAAAAACAAACCCGAACAACCTTGATTGTTCGGGTTTGTTTTTGGTTGGAATACTAGCGTCAAGTCCTCTTTTTATAATTATGCAAGAAAAGGGGATAGAAAAAAGTTTACTAGAAACCAAATGTTTGAAATTACTTTTTCTAATTTATTCTCCTTATCCCATATATTTCAGCTGTCTTTCTCATATACATATACAGATTTGCAAGAAAAGTATTAGCGTGCTTTTTTCGTATCTAAAAATACGAAATTAATTAACGGACCAGTAATCTTACTCCATCATTCACCTATTTAGCGAGGAAAAAGAGGAGGGAAACTGTGACATATATCGGAAAAAGTGTTTTTCGGAAAGAGTCCCTTGAAAAGGTTACAGGCAAAGCAAGATATACAGCTGATTACATAGCAAGTGATGCGTTACATGTAGAGATGGTTAAAAGCTCGTATGCTCATGCTATGATTCGATCCATTGAAATAGAAGAAGCGGAAAAGCTGGAAGGCGTCAGAGCGATAATTCTTGGAGACAATTTACCTTTAATTGGTGAAGAAGTAATTGATCGTCCGCCACTTGCTGTCAATAAAGTTCGTTATTACGGGGAAGTTATCGCCTTAGTTGTCGCAGATACTATCCCTATTGCAAGGAAAGCAGCACAACTCATTCACATCGAATATGAGCCTCTTACAGTAGTAAATTCTGCTTTGCAAGCACTGGAGAAAGATGCACCGCTTCTTCATGATAATTTGCTCGAATATACGAAGGACGAAGGGATATATCCTGTAGAGAGAACGAATATTATCAACCATACAAAGATTCGCAAAGGCGATGTGCAAGTAGGAATGAAGGAAGGTGAAGTGACGATTGAATCTCATTTTTCTATTCCTATATCCGATCATTCTGCTATGGAAACAAGGGCAGCTCTTTGTGAAATTGGAGAAAGTGGAATTGTCCGCATCGTAACAAGCTCGCAGGCACCATATATGGTGAAAAAAATCATCAGCAGAGATTTTAAGGTGGAAACAGGGAAAGTTGTTGTTGAAACGCCGTTTGTTGGTGGTGGTTATGGTGGAAAGGCTTCTGTACATTTAGAAATATTTGCATACCTTGCCTCAAGAGCAGTCGGTGGAAGAAAAGTTCGAGTATTTAATACGAGAGAAGAAGATTTAACGGTTTCCCCGGTACATATTGGCTTAGAGGCAACGATTCAGCTTGCTTGTACGGCAGATGGCAAACTGACTGCTGCTAAACTTAGGTATGTGTTTGATGGTGGGGCTTATGCAGATAAATCGCCACATCTTAGTACTGCTGGAGCAGTCGATTGTACAGGGCCTTATAAAATGGATCATGTTTGGTGTGATGCTCTATGTGTGTACACGAATCACCCTTATGCTGCTCCATTTAGAGGATTTAGTCATGGAGAAGTTCATTTTGCATTTGAAAGAGCAATGGATATGCTTGCCAAAAAAGTAGAAATGGATCCTCTTTATTTTAGAAAAATAAATGCCATTCAACCGGGCAACACGACCCCAACACAGGTTGTAGTAACGAGCAGTAAAGTAGGAAATGT from Niallia sp. FSL W8-0635 carries:
- a CDS encoding CotD family spore coat protein, coding for MDRHNNDNVLGAGNNNHGKKCRNCVSPVRDIVHPTRTVVRTTTNEKRIRNIHPTEIINVNRTVVRNENYFPVTERQVNETVVEDFDCGSDVNNANNCRPRRRFF
- a CDS encoding YjcZ family sporulation protein, with the protein product MSECYSGGGYNNNFALLVVLFILLIIIGASYWGGY
- a CDS encoding YjcZ family sporulation protein, producing MSEYGGGFGSNFALIVVLFILLVIIGASYVGGY
- a CDS encoding LOG family protein — its product is MKRIAVFCGSSTGASKIYLEEAIALGKELARRELELVYGGSCIGLMGAIADSMVEEGGKVIGVLPDFLQEKEIAHPALSELIVVKSMHERKAKMTELADGFITLPGGAGTMEEFFEIFTWAQLGLHRKPLGILNINHYYDPLVGLINHMADAEFLQEQYRTITIVDSDPKQLLDRFSTYTPPGIKSFIQVSQS
- a CDS encoding GNAT family N-acetyltransferase, which gives rise to MLLVQKFYDVDDFKRVMIPYLEKEEAVNGLPLGILMNSNEMIKPTVMAGVYKNEQPILMLLQTHPKQIIVSVFNGMTPLELPLVSKLIHESIEEIPGFIGEKETVLEMAQHIATLRQLKVVLGMDQRIYQLKEVKKKPSQVGKFRWITSSDQPLIQQWVYDFAASVNQPLEMEQASKRAEELIQNRKLAGWEVDNQLVSMANASRPTKNNITINFVYTPVKFRKKGYASNCVAALSQSLLDNGFSSTSLYTDITNPTSNKIYMEIGYEPMKESILLFLEN
- a CDS encoding YfiT family bacillithiol transferase — its product is MDERYPIGLFEYKGEISNEVLQTWISEIEDYPVKLEKAVSSLREEQLDTPYRKDGWTIRQVVHHVADSHMNAYIRTKLALTEEKPIIKPYEEGTWAQLPDYSMPVHVSIQLLSSMHARWVHLFRALLQTDELEKELQHPENGIQSIQMLIGLYAWHGRHHLAHITKLCEKKGWKTE
- a CDS encoding xanthine dehydrogenase family protein molybdopterin-binding subunit, which translates into the protein MTYIGKSVFRKESLEKVTGKARYTADYIASDALHVEMVKSSYAHAMIRSIEIEEAEKLEGVRAIILGDNLPLIGEEVIDRPPLAVNKVRYYGEVIALVVADTIPIARKAAQLIHIEYEPLTVVNSALQALEKDAPLLHDNLLEYTKDEGIYPVERTNIINHTKIRKGDVQVGMKEGEVTIESHFSIPISDHSAMETRAALCEIGESGIVRIVTSSQAPYMVKKIISRDFKVETGKVVVETPFVGGGYGGKASVHLEIFAYLASRAVGGRKVRVFNTREEDLTVSPVHIGLEATIQLACTADGKLTAAKLRYVFDGGAYADKSPHLSTAGAVDCTGPYKMDHVWCDALCVYTNHPYAAPFRGFSHGEVHFAFERAMDMLAKKVEMDPLYFRKINAIQPGNTTPTQVVVTSSKVGNVAKCIDRLREIMEWEKGQFKVISKNKIRVKGISCSWKNSTIGPAVSSGVVLTFNSDGSINLMSGLVEIGTGTKTVLAQILAEQMKMSVDRIHVRMTVDTQTEPEHWKTVASRGTLMAGRAVMAAADDAIRKLKKIGAIVLRVPEDDLEVGNETVFLRDNPKQSIPFKDIVYGYTYPNGNSIGGQIIANGSYTLTGLTNLDRETGAGNPGPEWAVAAQGVEVEMDTKTFRYKILKAITVVDLGEVLNYKAALGQIKGAMSMGIAWAGREAFYFDENGRVLNPQLRTYRPLRYGEHPEYEVDIIKTPHLEAPFGARGAGEHGLVGIPAALGNALSLAINSELKSLPLTPESIWRQQKEAHDGI